TTACGACAAGGTGGAAATGATTGCTCATGAGGACAAAGGCTATAATGTCTACCTGATAGATCTCTTTTGAACGCTGAAGGAGATCGATAAAGGTCTTCCGGTCATAGTCATTAAGGAATATCCTTGCACGGGCATTCCCCCGGCAGGTTACGTGATAATAGGCATTCTCGTACTGGATGCGAAGCGGTCTGGCCATGAGGAAGGATAAGGGAAAAAGGAGGCAAAGTCAATGATAAAGATTTGACCCCCAACTGTTTCGCCTCCGTCGCTTCCTCCTCGTCGCCTCGCTCTATTTTTGAATACAAATCGGTATTAAAGCGGCTTACATTCGCTCGCGTTCGGCAAGGCCCCTGCGGGGCAGTTTTGAGCGTTCGGAGTTCAGCGTTCGGAGTAAATACCAGATGAAAAAAGCAGTACTAACCGGCTATTCTGCCTTCTGCTCTTCTCACCCTCTGCTCTTCTGTTCTTCTTAAGCCTCACGACGGTTTGCTACAGGATACCCCGGCACCGATGCTCTACTATCATATTTTGCCTAAATTCTCAGACCACTATGAATACCATGAAAGCACTACGTAGCCTTTAATCAGCATCCAGTTTACGCCTTACGGGGCTTTATCGCTCTGCTCCTCTCGCCCTCTGCTCTTCTGCTCGTCTATGGTTTCGTTGTCTCTTATCAATGCCTGGTCCCTTTGTTTCTTTCAAGGTAGTCGTGATTTCACCTATAGTTATATATTTATTGCCTTTGATACTGTATGGGCCAATTGAATTGACGCCATATGTGCATCCATCGCCTCTTTTAAAGATGTTAGATATTCACCATATCTAATCCCAGGATCGCATTTAACCTTGTC
This window of the Syntrophorhabdaceae bacterium genome carries:
- a CDS encoding transposase, encoding MARPLRIQYENAYYHVTCRGNARARIFLNDYDRKTFIDLLQRSKEIYQVDIIAFVLMSNHFHLVV